The proteins below are encoded in one region of Deinococcus detaillensis:
- a CDS encoding C40 family peptidase, protein MNAFRILLTVVALSGSATAASYAVRAGDTLSSVAQRYNLQPQKLMQLNGLSSTTLQIGQRLNVGGQTSSAKATAAAPQSSGNSTIRSAALRFLGIRYASGGSSNWGLDCSGYTQAVYRSMGVSLPRTAASQSRSGYAVSRSSLQAGDLMFFSTMGGGISHVAIYLGNGSFANANSYYGRTMVDNLSNPYWSSRYVSARRIL, encoded by the coding sequence ATGAACGCCTTCCGAATCCTCCTGACCGTAGTTGCCCTGAGCGGCAGCGCCACCGCCGCCTCCTACGCCGTCAGGGCCGGAGACACGCTTTCCAGCGTCGCCCAGCGCTACAATTTGCAGCCGCAAAAGCTGATGCAGCTCAACGGTCTGAGCAGCACCACCCTGCAAATCGGCCAGCGCCTGAATGTCGGCGGCCAGACCAGTTCAGCCAAGGCGACGGCTGCTGCGCCCCAGTCCAGCGGGAACAGCACCATCCGCTCCGCTGCGCTGCGCTTTTTGGGCATCCGCTACGCCAGCGGCGGCAGCAGCAACTGGGGTCTGGATTGCAGCGGCTACACCCAAGCGGTCTACCGCTCGATGGGTGTGTCTTTGCCGCGCACCGCCGCTTCACAGTCGCGCAGCGGCTACGCCGTGTCCCGCAGCAGCTTGCAAGCAGGCGACCTGATGTTCTTCAGCACCATGGGCGGCGGCATCTCGCACGTGGCCATCTATCTGGGCAACGGCAGCTTCGCCAACGCCAACAGCTATTACGGGCGCACCATGGTCGACAACTTGTCTAATCCGTATTGGTCGAGCCGCTACGTCAGCGCCCGCCGCATTCTGTAA
- a CDS encoding metallophosphoesterase family protein, whose amino-acid sequence MRLAIFSDIHGNLPALEALLADLRTQAPDLLLCLGDVAMTGPFPNECLQAVAALGCGVVMGNADQALLEALPAFVPRGLPDEQEIYDLDAWSHAAVGDKEREWVRAYQPTLRPAPELLAFHGSPESNTEVLDAGTPQERLAQLRAEYGDAPLWIGGHTHRPLLRSLDGWTLLNPGSVGMPFELRNGHYVNLARADYLILDLVAGVFQPQFRQVPYAARRVQDGFVAAKVPHAAKWVAEWVDVR is encoded by the coding sequence ATGCGTCTGGCCATTTTTAGCGATATTCACGGCAATTTGCCTGCTTTGGAAGCGCTGCTGGCCGATTTGAGGACTCAAGCGCCCGACCTTTTGCTGTGTCTGGGTGACGTGGCTATGACTGGCCCCTTTCCCAACGAGTGCTTGCAAGCGGTCGCGGCGCTCGGCTGTGGTGTAGTGATGGGGAACGCCGATCAAGCTCTGCTGGAGGCGCTGCCCGCTTTTGTGCCGCGTGGTTTGCCGGACGAGCAAGAAATCTACGACTTGGACGCTTGGAGCCATGCGGCGGTGGGCGACAAAGAGCGCGAGTGGGTGCGGGCCTATCAGCCGACCTTGCGCCCCGCACCGGAACTGCTGGCCTTTCACGGCAGCCCGGAGAGCAACACCGAGGTGCTGGACGCGGGTACGCCGCAGGAGCGCTTGGCCCAACTCCGCGCCGAGTACGGCGACGCGCCGCTGTGGATTGGCGGCCATACTCACCGCCCACTCCTGCGGAGCTTGGACGGTTGGACGCTGCTCAACCCCGGATCGGTGGGAATGCCGTTTGAACTCAGAAACGGCCACTACGTCAATCTGGCCCGCGCCGATTATTTGATTCTGGACTTGGTGGCAGGGGTGTTTCAGCCTCAGTTTCGGCAGGTGCCGTATGCGGCCAGAAGAGTGCAGGACGGCTTTGTGGCTGCCAAAGTTCCCCATGCCGCCAAGTGGGTAGCCGAATGGGTGGACGTGCGCTGA